A section of the Pygocentrus nattereri isolate fPygNat1 chromosome 18, fPygNat1.pri, whole genome shotgun sequence genome encodes:
- the LOC108425176 gene encoding testis-specific serine/threonine-protein kinase 1 encodes MTEAEFLKKRGYTLGIRLGEGSYGHVKSAYSQHLKTNVAIKIINRKTAAQDFLDKFLPRELDILRSLNHSNIVKTIDIFNTSQGMVYMVMELGVQGDLLELIKARGPLPEDFGRKLFRQLSLAIQYIHHLDIAHRDLKCENLLLDKHFNLKVSDFGFSKKLEYEGGQMVLSRTFCGSMAYTAPEVLHGFPYEPKVSDVWSMGVVLFVMMCDSMPYDDSNIKKMLRIQMEHCVDFPRSAFVPLECKDLIYRMLHPNVARRIKICSILEHLWLQKKSKESVDIRARPRACHKNRSKEELRTLKHYQENSEEPEAESAAEPSPESTDRAGGSKQAELPSSASSNSED; translated from the coding sequence ATGACTGAAGCTGAGTTCCTGAAGAAGCGCGGGTACACACTGGGCATCAGGCTGGGTGAAGGATCCTATGGCCATGTTAAGTCTGCTTACTCACAGCACCTCAAAACCAACGTGGCCATAAAGATCATCAACAGGAAGACAGCGGCGCAGGACTTTCTGGACAAGTTCCTGCCACGAGAGCTGGACATCTTGCGATCACTGAACCACAGCAACATCGTGAAGACCATCGACATCTTCAACACGTCCCAGGGTATGGTGTACATGGTGATGGAGCTTGGAGTTCAAGGGGACCTGCTGGAGCTGATCAAAGCCCGTGGACCTCTGCCCGAAGACTTTGGCAGGAAACTGTTCCGTCAGCTCTCGCTCGCCATCCAGTACATCCACCACCTGGACATCGCCCACCGGGACCTGAAATGCGAGAACCTGCTGCTGGATAAGCACTTCAACCTGAAGGTTTCAGACTTTGGGTTCAGCAAGAAGTTAGAGTACGAGGGCGGCCAGATGGTCCTCAGCAGAACTTTCTGCGGTTCCATGGCTTACACAGCTCCAGAGGTTTTGCATGGTTTCCCATACGAGCCTAAAGTGAGCGATGTGTGGAGCATGGGTGTGGTCCTGTTCGTCATGATGTGTGACTCCATGCCTTATGATGACTCCAACATTAAGAAGATGCTGAGGATTCAAATGGAGCATTGCGTGGATTTCCCTCGTTCTGCATTCGTCCCATTGGAATGCAAAGACCTCATCTACAGGATGCTTCACCCCAATGTGGCTAGGCGGATCAAGATTTGCAGCATTTTGGAACACCTTTGGCTCCAGAAGAAATCCAAAGAATCTgtggacatcagagccagaccAAGGGCCTGCCACAAAAATAGGAGCAAGGAGGAACTTAGAACCCTGAAACATTACCAGGAGAACTCTGAGGAACCTGAAGCTGAGTCAGCAGCAGAACCCTCTCCAGAGTCTACAGACAGAGCAGGAGGCTCTAAGCAAGCAGAACTACCATCATCCGCCAGCAGCAACTCTGAAGACTAG